GTAGATGTTTTTCCCAAAACAGGCAGATTGTGAAACTGCTGGACCGGCGCTTCTGACGTGTTTTCTACATAGTGAGTGTCACTTTGCTCAGCCCTCGCGGCCTGTCCGGATCATATCCCTTCGCATTAGCCAGATAGTATGCAAGCATCTGACTGGGCAATATATATAGCAGCGGGCTGAGTTCTTCCTCGATTTGTACAGGAATTTTGAACTGCCGTGTCGCCATCTGCAGAATGTCGTCTTCACTACTGATAACAACCATCTCCGCCTTGCGGTCTTTAAGACGTGCGGCTATATCCTTCATACCGTCAAACGTCTTGCCTGGAGGAGCGATGAGGAAACATGCCTCATTCTCATGCACAGCCGCGATCGGTCCATGAAGGAAATCCGCCGCCGAATAGCCCAGCATTCCGACATAACATGTCTCGGCCAGCTTCAGCGACGCTTCCAGCGCCGTGCAATAATTGAACCCGCGCGCAATCACATATCCGTCTTGCATATATCTGTAGCGCTCTGCATGATCGCTTATATAGTCCTCAATCGTCAGCACCTGTCGCATGGCGTCCGCACAGACATGCAGTCGATCCATACAGGAGCTGTCACCACATAGAGCAGCGCTCAGCAGGTATAGCACCGCAAGTGTGGATGTGTATGTCTTGGTTGCGGCCACACCCAGTTCTTTACCGGCATGGCAAAGCAGAGTATGATCGGCGATCTGGGTCAACTTCGAGCCCGGCTCGTTTGTAATCGACAATGTGAGAGCGCCCATCTTGCGGGACTCCTCAAGGTATTCGGCGACATCGGTGGCTTCACCAGATTGAGATATACCGATGACCAGTGCCCTGTCCAGTTTCATTTTCGCCTGATATAGAGTGAATGCGGAGCAGTCAGCCAACGCAACGGGTATCCCGTTGTTAATTTCGATGAGGTATTTGCCGTATATGGCGGCATGGTCTGACGTGCCGCGTGCGGCAATCAGGATAAGATCGATTCCCCTTTGCTTTATTTCCGCAGCCAGATTGCTTGCTGCGCCACGCTCTTCGTTGGCCAGTTTGCTGACCACATCCGGCTGAGCATGGATTTCTTCGAGCATGTAAGACATAACAGAACCCCTCTATTTATTTGAGTCGAAAAGTTGGAAAGTCGCAAAGCCAAAAAGTCGAAAATCATGCATTCACTTTTTGACTTCGTCACTCCTCAACTTTTTGACTTGAAATCGTTGTATTGTCTGATAACCTCTTTTGTAATTTGCGAGTCTTCCGGCAGTTTGCTTATCTCATTGAGCGCACCTGCCACTCCCCGCTCTTTCAATATCTGCTGCACTTTCGGCGCTGTGGGGTCGGTCGGCAAATCGAATAGAAGCGCTGCGGCTATCGCCCTGCTCATATGCTCGGGAAAGAATCCGCACTCCTCAACCAGCTTTGCTCCGCCCACGAGCCGATCATTGGGACCGAGCTTGCGCATAGGGTCTCCCCCAACCCTGGCGACCTGGTCGCCAAGTGCAGCATTCGCGAACCTGCTGAGCAAGTCGTCTACATGCGCCTGATGAGCCACCGGGTCCAGACTATGTTTCTTTACCAGTGCCCTGCCGGTCTCTTCCATAGCAGCACGAACCTCTTTGGCTATCTGCTCATCATCCATAGCCTGCCAGACATACTTATACCCCTTCATATAACCCAGATAGGCTGCAGTCGCGTGACCCGCATTATGCGCGTAGAGCTTGCGGTCCACAAAACTCTGGAAGTTGCCCGCTGGTTCGATGTTTGCTATATCGAACCACTCACCCTTGATGGCGGCCTTTGATATCGGCAAATGCTTATATGGCTCGACAATCACCAACAGAGGATCCTCACGCTTCTGCTCGGCGCTCATAACCGGCACCATCCGCCCGACCACACTCTCCACAAACCCTATCTTATCCTCCAGGTATGCATGGTACTCCTGGGCAAGAGCCTTTTTCACTTCACCCTTGAGGAATGGACCCATATTCTGAAGGTTCTCGCATATGATTATATTGATCGGTTTCTCGACACCGGCTTCGGCACGCGCTTTGACTCCGGCAGCTATAGTCGGAGCGATCTTGGGCAGCACATTTACGCCAACGGCTGTGCACATCAAATCTGCTGTCTTGATTTCTTCGGCCACTGCCGGTATATCCAGTCCGCTCACTGCACGGACATTTTCAATAGTAACCGTCCATGGCTTCTCGCATGCCATTCTGATCGGATATGAACGACACTGGTTAATCAAATCCACCAGTTCCTGCACCACATCAACAAACACTACCTCGAACCCGGACTCACTGAATAATTGCCCCGCGAAACCTCGTCCGATATTACCTGCTCCGAACTGAACTGCCTTTCTCACAACAACCACCTGATTTGATATTTAGTATTTTTGATTGATTATTGCCTGAGATTGAACGGCTTAGGCAAATAATCCCCCAGACCAAAGACATCGTATTCCAGATTCAAATTCCCTGAAATGATCTCGGCCGGATTATCCTTATCACTGAATTCCGCAATCACCTGCAGGCACGCCCCACATGGCCGCGCAAAACCATCTCCATCGGTCACAATCGCGACTGCCTTAATATGCCTCTCGCCCTCGGATACTGCTTTTTGGACGGCTACACGTTCAGCACACATACTCAGTCCATACGATGCATTCTCTACATTGCATCCCGTATAAACCTTGCCCGAGCCGCACAATACTGCAGCGCCCACTTTGAATCCCGAGTATGGCGCATATGCACTCTTACGAGCATCTCTTGCCGCTATTAGTAAACCCTGTATATTTTTATGCATTTGACATAACAACCAAGCAAATACTCAATATAAAGTACTCAATACTAAATTCGTTTATCTTTTCATCTCCGCAACAGTGACCCCCGAACCGCCCTCTTCCTGCTCACCGAGTCGGAACGAGTTCACACCTTTATGCGATTTCAGATACTGCCATACGGCCTGTCTCATCTGGCCGGTCCCCTTGCCATGAACTATGCGGACGGATATAACCCCAGCCGCCATAGCGTCGTCCATATATTTATCCAGTTCGATCAGCGCAGGCTCGACGCGCATGCCCCTCAGATGAATCTCAGCATGAAAATCACGAGCCTTTTGCAGACTTATGCTCTCCTGCAGCCTCTGCGGGCGCACATCCTCAACCTGATGCGCTCGTGGCTTGCGAAGTGATGATATCGACACACTCACACGCATAGCGCCTATCAAAACCACGACCTTGCCCGCCTCCGGCGGCTCCACAATCTCGCCATCCTGGTTTATGCCGGCAATTCCTACGCGCATGCCGGGCGAAAGTGTCGTTCCCTTCTCGAGCTTTTCTTCCTTATGCTCGGCAACCTCGACGCGCTTGACCGTCTGCTCATCCAGTTGATCTATCAGCTTTTCTGCTTTTTTCTTGAGGTCCTGTGCGCGCTTGGTGTCGGCCTTCTGTGCGGCAAGCTGTTCGAGTGTATTTTCGAGTTTCCGAGAATAGGCCTCGATAATGCTCTCGGCACGCTGCTTTGTCTTTGTCTCGACTCGGCTCTTTATGCTCTCGATCCCGCCGAGTTGCTGCTCATAGCGCTTTCGCAAAATCTCAGCATCCCGCGCATGGCGCTCAGCGGCTTTCCTCTGCTCCGCGGCGGCCTTATGGCTCTCCTCGATCTGGCGAATAAGCTCTTCAGATGCCTGCTGGTGATTGCCGAGGCTCTCTTTCGCGGCATCAATTATCGTTTTGTCCAACCCGAGTCGTCCGGCTATGGCAAAAGCATTGCTGCTGCCCGGAATGCCTATCATCAACCTGTATGTGGGCCGCAGGCTCTCAGGGTCGAACTCGACGCATGCATTTTCCACGCCATCACGCAGATATGCGTATTCCTTAAGCTCACCGTAGTGTGTGGTTGCAACAATGCGTGAACCCTGCTGCATCAGATAATCTACAATCGACTTTGCGAGCGCAGCACCCTCGGCAGGATCGGTCCCCGCCCCAACTTCGTCCATCAACACCATGGTGTTTTTGTTGGAGCCATTCGTGATGCGCACGATATTGTTCATGTGCGATGAGAATGTCGACAGAGACTGCTCAATGCTCTGCTCATCGCCTATGTCGGCATAAACATTTTCAAATATCGCAAGCTCGGTGCCGGGTTCAGCCGGTACATGCATCCCGCTCGCGGCCATAAGGGTCAGCAAGCCGACAGTCTTCAATGCAACCGTTTTGCCGCCGGTGTTTGGACCGGTAATCAGCAGCGCATTAAAATCCTTGCCCAGGCTCATATCTATCGGGACGACATCGCCCTCCAGCAGCGGATGGCGCGCAGACATAAGCTCGATCATGCCGGTATCGTTCAAAAACGGAGAGGTCGCTCTCTGCTCGATACTGAGCTTGGCTCTGGCAGCGATGCCGTCGATTATGCCCACCACGTTGAGCATCGCCAGAATTTGGCCGCTCTTTTCGCCGACCAGCGCAGTCAGTCCCGCAAGCACTTTTTCGACCTCTTCACGCTCTTTGACGGCAAGCTGTTTGCGCTTGTTTCCAAGTTCGACCACAGCCGCAGGCTCTATGAAAAGTGTCGCGCCGGATGCGCTGGCGTCATGGACTATACCCGGGAATTGGCCTCTGTGATCGGCCTTGATCGGGATGCAGTAGCGGTCACTGCGGATAGTGATGACCGGCTCCTGAATGATCGTCTTATATGAGCTGCCCTGCAGATATGAGTTCATCTTCTCAGTCAGGCGTGATTGAACCGTGCGCAGTTCTGATCGCACACGACCTAACGCGGCGCTTGCCGAATCCAGCACATCTCCGCTCTGGGCAATCGAACTTGTGATGGCATTTTCTATTGGCGCGAAGAACTCTATTTCGCTGCCGAGTTCACCCAAAATTGGGTATTTATCGCTCAACTTGCGTAAAAATGTGCCTAGACGCTTTGTGCCATGCAATGTGTTGAGGATAGCGAGCAGATCGGTCGGCTGCAACAGCGCTTCGACCGCCGCTCGCTCTACATAACCCCTTACGTCCTCGATTCCACCGAACGGAATATTGCCCTCATATTGAAGTATTGCGCGGGCTTCACTGGTCTCCTGCTGCTTGCGCACGGCAATATCCAGATGGGTGGTCGGGTACGAAAGACCGGCGACCTCCCGTCCCAGGGCGCAGGCCGCCTGACTCTGCAGTTTCGCTATTATTTTTTCGAACTCAAGTACTTTGAGTGTATGCTGCTCCATTTTTCCAAAAATATTATAGCACTTTTCACTCATTGCCTCCATCGACACATCGGCCAATAAACGCTACAATATATTATGAGGTTTAGACAACAAAATACCCTGGAGTGAATTCATGTCGCAAGCAATTACAGATGCGAGACTTGACGATCTCGCTGTAAACACCATTAAGTTCCTGGCAGTAGACGGCATTGAAAAGGCAAAGAGCGGTCACCCTGGTCTGCCGATGGGTGCGGCTGATTATGCTTACGTGCTGTGGACAAAATTTCTGCGTTATAACCCCAAGGACCCCAGATGGCCGAACAGAGACAGGTTCGTCCTCTCCGGCGGTCATGGATCGATGCTGCTGTATTCTCTGCTTCATCTGGCAGGGTTTGACATCCCGTATGAAGAGCTGCAGAACTTCAGACAGTGGGGCAGCATCACGCCTGGTCACCCCGAGTTCGACCTTGACAGAGGTATCGAGACGACTACAGGACCTCTGGGTCAGGGCATAGCAAACGCCGTGGGTATGGGAATGGCCGCAAGCAGGTTGTCGGCAATATTCAACAAGCCCGGCTATGATGTGATCGACCATTTGATCTATGTGATCCTCGGTGACGGCGACATGATGGAAGGCATCAGCCATGAGGCGTGCAGCCTGGCGGGTCATCTTGGCCTGGGCAACATCATCGCGATATATGATGACAACCAGATATGCATCGAGGGCGATACATGCCTGACATATTCAGATGATGTAAAGAAGCGTTTCGAGTCCTACGGCTGGCACGTGCAGATGATAGACGGACACGACAGAACCGCAGCGTTCGATGCTCTCAAGAATGCCAAGGCCGAAACCGATAAGCCCAGCCTGATAGTGGCACGGACCAAGATCGGCAACGGCGCTCCCAACAAGTGCGGGACAGCATCGGCTCATGGCGAACCGCTGGGTCCTGATGAAGCTAAGGCCGCCAAAGAATGTGCCGGATGGCCTATCGACAAGCCGTTCTATATCCCCGATGAAGTAAAGGGACTCTTCGCCTCTCGCGCCAAGGAGCTTTTGCCCAATTATGACGCATGGCAGAGCATGTTCAAAAAATACCAGCAGGAATTTCCTGAACTCGCCGCTCTCTGGAACAGGATGATGAGCAAAGATATTCCGGCAGACCTTGCGGACCAGTTACTTGCCAAACTCGACTGCGAAAAGCCGACTGCCACCAGAGCATCGTCAGGCACGACCATACAAGAACTCGTAAAACTTGTTCCGTCGCTGTGGGGCGGCTCAGCAGATCTGTGCCCCAGTAACAAGACGGATGTCAAGGGCGGCGGAGACTACTCAAAAGAAAACCCGCTCGGCAAAAATATCCACTTCGGGGTCCGCGAGCACGCGATGGGATCAGCGATGAATGGAATGGCCGTATACGGAGGCGTAATCCCCTATGGCGGCACTTTCCTGGTCTTTTGCGACTATATGCGCCCGACCATCCGCCTGGCCGCTCTAATGAAGCAGCAGGTGATTTACGTGTTCACTCACGACAGTATATTTGTCGGTGAGGACGGTCCGACCCATGAGCCTATCGAGCAGATCGCCTCAATGAGGATGATCCCCAATGTCACAGTGATCAGACCGGCAGACACAGCCGAGACCGCAATGGCATGGACGTGGGCGCTTGAGCACAGAGATGGTCCGACAGTTTTGGCTCTGACCAGGCAAAACCTCAGCCCGGTAAATGACGACCCGGCGAAAGCCAAGCAGCTTGCAAAAGGCGCATACGTCGTGCGCGATGCCGACAAGGTCGATGTAATGCTGATTGCTACCGGATCCGAGGTCGGCACAGCTATTGGCGCAGCCGATATACTTGCCGCAAAAGGTATCAAGTCTCGAGTGGTGTCGATGCCGTCTATGGAGATATTCAAGTCTCAGGACAAGGCTTATCAGGACAGCGTGATTCCGCCGTCGATCAAAAAGCGCGTGGTTGTCGAAGCCGGAATACCGTTCGGCTGGGACAAATATGCGGGCGACGAAGGTATAATCATCGGCATGGACAGATTCGGAGCATCCGCGCCGTATAAAGTGCTCGCCGAGAAATTCGGTTTCACGCCGGAATCCGTGGCGGCAAAGACCGAAGAATATCTGAAGTAGTCTTCAATTAAAAATCCCTCCAGGCATGCTCTCTGGAGGGATTTTATGTATTTATCTGCAACGCAACAGACTTATGCTGCCTGTTTCTGACATGGCATCCTGTCAGCCCAGGAGAGAAGCTCCCCGCACTGTTTGAGCCTGTCGCGCACCTGATCCACAACGAGGTTAACATCCCCTGCAGACATCCCTGCTGCTTCTGCAATACTGCCCAAACTGATATCGACCGGCACTCCCACAAGATAGTTTCTGCCCAATCTCTTTGCAAGCATATTGGCAGCCTGGACGACCCTTGCAAGGTCTTCATGCTCACAAGCATCCTCAGGCATATGATGATATGCGATACCTGCGCTTATCTTCTCAGGAAAATCCCACTGCTGAGCGAGGTCATAGCCTATCTTTGAGTGGTTTGTGCTCAGATAGTTGTTCTCGGCACGCACCATCTCGAAGTTATATTCTCTGCAGGCTTCGACTATCTGCATAAAACGATTTGGAAGAGCACGGGCTATTATGAGCTTGCCTATGTCATGCAGAAGTCCGGCAAGAAAAGCTGATTCGTTGCCTTCCTGGGAACTCCTGCCGACGCAGTTATATATACACTCCGCCGCCACAGCGCACGTCACGGAATGGGTCCACATATCCTGCCAGTTAAACCCAACAAACAGTCTCTTCGGAAACAACGCCTCAACTACGGATGCAGAAGCGGCAAGATTCCTTACTGACGCAAATCCCAGTGTCACAACAGCTTCGGTGACTGTTTCAGCTTTCGTACGTCTGCCGAAATATGCCGAGTTGGCCAGGCGCAGCACTTTCGTGGCTAAAGACTGATCAAACATTACAACTCTAGAAAGCTGTTCAGATGTAGCGTCCGGAGTGTTTGTAACTTGTATGATACGTGCCAGAGTGGCTGGCATACTGGGCAGGTCTATTCTTTTTGAAGAACGGCCGAACATTTATGCCTCCTGCGGTTTCTTTATGGATATCAAATCCTCTGATATCCATTTGTATTTTTCCTCAGTTTTGATGAATTCTGTATACCTGATTTGCCATTACTTGTAAGCCTGTCTATATAGATGGAGAGACATCACGGGATTGCGAGTGAGTTCAGCTATCCGGGATTTTTCGGCTCAGCAGGAGCTTTGCCATCCCAGTAATGATCTTGCCGGGATGGCGAGGTTCCCACCGAGCCATATTTGCTCTCGAACTGAACTGCTTCGGGATTGCAAGTCACCCGCAAAAGTGGTATGCTCTCAAATAGATCGGCTGGAGGATTACACACGAATCATGTCAGACAACTACTCATTCGACACAAACGCACTGCACGCAGGCCACGAGGTCGACCCGACCGGCTCACGTGCTGTACCGATCTACCAGACAACATCATACGTATTCAAAGACACTGAACATGCCGCCGATCTCTTTGCGCTGGACAAACCGGGATTCATATATACAAGGCTTCAGAACCCGACTCTGGACGTGCTCGAAAAGCGCGTAGCCTCCCTTGAAGGCGGAGTTGGCGCACTGTCGACCGCGTCCGGCCAGGCAGCGGAGACACTGGCCGTTGTCAATATCGCAAAAGCGGGAGACGACATAGTCTCATCGGCTGCCCTATACGGCGGCACATATACTCTTTTTAACACCACTCTCCGCAGACTTGGGATAAACACCATATTCGTCGATGCCACTGACCCAGAAAACTTCCGCAGGGCGCTCACGCCCAAGACGAAGTTGTTATATGTGGAGACGCTCGGCAATCCGAAGCTGGATGTAGTCGATATCCAGGCGATAGCAAATATAGCCCATGAGGCAGGCATTCCGCTCATTATCGATAACACAGTCGCAACGCCGTATCTGTGCAGACCCATTGAGTGGGGAGCCGATATCGTGATCCATTCGCTGACCAAATGGATGGGCGGACATGGCTCGTCACTGGGCGGGATCATAGTAGATTCGGGCGAATTCGACTGGACAAACGGCAACTTCCCGGATCTGGTCGATCCAGACCCGAGCTATCATGGGCTGTCGTTTACAAAGTCATTCGGCGATGCGGCATATATAGCCCGTGCACGTGTCAGCGCAATGAGAGACCTTGGTCCGACGTTGAGTCCGTTCAACGCATTTCTGATATTGCAGGGAATCGAGACTCTCTCGCTGCGTATGGACAGGCACAGCTCGAATGCTCTAGCGGTTGCGAAATTCCTTGAGGGTCATGCAGCAGTCGGATGGGTCAATTATCCAGGGCTTGCGAGTCATCCCGGCCATAAGCTGGTCGGCAAATATCTGCCTAAGGGCTGCAGCAGCCTGATCGGCTTCGGGATAAAAGGCGGGTTTGAGGCTGGTGTCAAGTTCATAAACTCAGTAAAGCTACTTTCGCATTTGGCCAATATAGGTGACAGCCGTTCGCTGGTGATTCATCCTGCC
The nucleotide sequence above comes from bacterium. Encoded proteins:
- a CDS encoding O-acetylhomoserine aminocarboxypropyltransferase/cysteine synthase; its protein translation is MSDNYSFDTNALHAGHEVDPTGSRAVPIYQTTSYVFKDTEHAADLFALDKPGFIYTRLQNPTLDVLEKRVASLEGGVGALSTASGQAAETLAVVNIAKAGDDIVSSAALYGGTYTLFNTTLRRLGINTIFVDATDPENFRRALTPKTKLLYVETLGNPKLDVVDIQAIANIAHEAGIPLIIDNTVATPYLCRPIEWGADIVIHSLTKWMGGHGSSLGGIIVDSGEFDWTNGNFPDLVDPDPSYHGLSFTKSFGDAAYIARARVSAMRDLGPTLSPFNAFLILQGIETLSLRMDRHSSNALAVAKFLEGHAAVGWVNYPGLASHPGHKLVGKYLPKGCSSLIGFGIKGGFEAGVKFINSVKLLSHLANIGDSRSLVIHPASTTHQQLSTDEREAAGVTDDFIRLSIGIEDINDIIADIDQALEASQR
- the cdd gene encoding cytidine deaminase encodes the protein MHKNIQGLLIAARDARKSAYAPYSGFKVGAAVLCGSGKVYTGCNVENASYGLSMCAERVAVQKAVSEGERHIKAVAIVTDGDGFARPCGACLQVIAEFSDKDNPAEIISGNLNLEYDVFGLGDYLPKPFNLRQ
- a CDS encoding SIS domain-containing protein; this encodes MSYMLEEIHAQPDVVSKLANEERGAASNLAAEIKQRGIDLILIAARGTSDHAAIYGKYLIEINNGIPVALADCSAFTLYQAKMKLDRALVIGISQSGEATDVAEYLEESRKMGALTLSITNEPGSKLTQIADHTLLCHAGKELGVAATKTYTSTLAVLYLLSAALCGDSSCMDRLHVCADAMRQVLTIEDYISDHAERYRYMQDGYVIARGFNYCTALEASLKLAETCYVGMLGYSAADFLHGPIAAVHENEACFLIAPPGKTFDGMKDIAARLKDRKAEMVVISSEDDILQMATRQFKIPVQIEEELSPLLYILPSQMLAYYLANAKGYDPDRPRGLSKVTLTM
- a CDS encoding mannitol-1-phosphate 5-dehydrogenase, coding for MRKAVQFGAGNIGRGFAGQLFSESGFEVVFVDVVQELVDLINQCRSYPIRMACEKPWTVTIENVRAVSGLDIPAVAEEIKTADLMCTAVGVNVLPKIAPTIAAGVKARAEAGVEKPINIIICENLQNMGPFLKGEVKKALAQEYHAYLEDKIGFVESVVGRMVPVMSAEQKREDPLLVIVEPYKHLPISKAAIKGEWFDIANIEPAGNFQSFVDRKLYAHNAGHATAAYLGYMKGYKYVWQAMDDEQIAKEVRAAMEETGRALVKKHSLDPVAHQAHVDDLLSRFANAALGDQVARVGGDPMRKLGPNDRLVGGAKLVEECGFFPEHMSRAIAAALLFDLPTDPTAPKVQQILKERGVAGALNEISKLPEDSQITKEVIRQYNDFKSKS
- a CDS encoding HDOD domain-containing protein, with protein sequence MFGRSSKRIDLPSMPATLARIIQVTNTPDATSEQLSRVVMFDQSLATKVLRLANSAYFGRRTKAETVTEAVVTLGFASVRNLAASASVVEALFPKRLFVGFNWQDMWTHSVTCAVAAECIYNCVGRSSQEGNESAFLAGLLHDIGKLIIARALPNRFMQIVEACREYNFEMVRAENNYLSTNHSKIGYDLAQQWDFPEKISAGIAYHHMPEDACEHEDLARVVQAANMLAKRLGRNYLVGVPVDISLGSIAEAAGMSAGDVNLVVDQVRDRLKQCGELLSWADRMPCQKQAA
- a CDS encoding endonuclease MutS2, which codes for MSEKCYNIFGKMEQHTLKVLEFEKIIAKLQSQAACALGREVAGLSYPTTHLDIAVRKQQETSEARAILQYEGNIPFGGIEDVRGYVERAAVEALLQPTDLLAILNTLHGTKRLGTFLRKLSDKYPILGELGSEIEFFAPIENAITSSIAQSGDVLDSASAALGRVRSELRTVQSRLTEKMNSYLQGSSYKTIIQEPVITIRSDRYCIPIKADHRGQFPGIVHDASASGATLFIEPAAVVELGNKRKQLAVKEREEVEKVLAGLTALVGEKSGQILAMLNVVGIIDGIAARAKLSIEQRATSPFLNDTGMIELMSARHPLLEGDVVPIDMSLGKDFNALLITGPNTGGKTVALKTVGLLTLMAASGMHVPAEPGTELAIFENVYADIGDEQSIEQSLSTFSSHMNNIVRITNGSNKNTMVLMDEVGAGTDPAEGAALAKSIVDYLMQQGSRIVATTHYGELKEYAYLRDGVENACVEFDPESLRPTYRLMIGIPGSSNAFAIAGRLGLDKTIIDAAKESLGNHQQASEELIRQIEESHKAAAEQRKAAERHARDAEILRKRYEQQLGGIESIKSRVETKTKQRAESIIEAYSRKLENTLEQLAAQKADTKRAQDLKKKAEKLIDQLDEQTVKRVEVAEHKEEKLEKGTTLSPGMRVGIAGINQDGEIVEPPEAGKVVVLIGAMRVSVSISSLRKPRAHQVEDVRPQRLQESISLQKARDFHAEIHLRGMRVEPALIELDKYMDDAMAAGVISVRIVHGKGTGQMRQAVWQYLKSHKGVNSFRLGEQEEGGSGVTVAEMKR
- the tkt gene encoding transketolase; its protein translation is MSQAITDARLDDLAVNTIKFLAVDGIEKAKSGHPGLPMGAADYAYVLWTKFLRYNPKDPRWPNRDRFVLSGGHGSMLLYSLLHLAGFDIPYEELQNFRQWGSITPGHPEFDLDRGIETTTGPLGQGIANAVGMGMAASRLSAIFNKPGYDVIDHLIYVILGDGDMMEGISHEACSLAGHLGLGNIIAIYDDNQICIEGDTCLTYSDDVKKRFESYGWHVQMIDGHDRTAAFDALKNAKAETDKPSLIVARTKIGNGAPNKCGTASAHGEPLGPDEAKAAKECAGWPIDKPFYIPDEVKGLFASRAKELLPNYDAWQSMFKKYQQEFPELAALWNRMMSKDIPADLADQLLAKLDCEKPTATRASSGTTIQELVKLVPSLWGGSADLCPSNKTDVKGGGDYSKENPLGKNIHFGVREHAMGSAMNGMAVYGGVIPYGGTFLVFCDYMRPTIRLAALMKQQVIYVFTHDSIFVGEDGPTHEPIEQIASMRMIPNVTVIRPADTAETAMAWTWALEHRDGPTVLALTRQNLSPVNDDPAKAKQLAKGAYVVRDADKVDVMLIATGSEVGTAIGAADILAAKGIKSRVVSMPSMEIFKSQDKAYQDSVIPPSIKKRVVVEAGIPFGWDKYAGDEGIIIGMDRFGASAPYKVLAEKFGFTPESVAAKTEEYLK